One segment of candidate division WOR-3 bacterium DNA contains the following:
- a CDS encoding deoxyribonuclease IV — translation MRIGFHIAISGGFKKVVERAKKRECETIQIFSTNPRGWRVSKLNLKEVEIFKKEIEENKIYPVFVHMPYLPNLASGKKTIFKKSIQALIAELERAEILGSNYVVMHIGKRMATDEETALKNVALGINEAFSKVKNNVMLLLENTAGMGSEVGYNFESIKKIIDLVEDKERVGIVIDTAHIFEAGYNIATKEGLDKTLRELDELIGLRKLHLLHLNDSKTDLGSRVDRHWHIGKGKIGKEGFKIILNHPLLKHLPAILETPKNDTKWDLMNLKMVRSLME, via the coding sequence ATGAGAATTGGGTTTCATATTGCGATCAGTGGTGGATTCAAAAAAGTAGTGGAAAGGGCAAAGAAAAGAGAATGTGAAACAATTCAAATCTTTTCAACAAATCCCAGGGGCTGGCGGGTTTCTAAATTGAATTTAAAAGAAGTTGAGATATTTAAAAAAGAGATTGAAGAAAATAAAATTTATCCTGTTTTTGTCCATATGCCTTATTTACCAAATTTGGCTTCGGGTAAAAAGACAATTTTTAAAAAATCTATCCAGGCATTGATTGCCGAATTAGAAAGGGCAGAAATTTTAGGTTCTAATTATGTGGTTATGCATATTGGCAAAAGAATGGCCACTGACGAAGAGACCGCTTTGAAAAACGTTGCCCTTGGAATAAACGAAGCCTTTTCTAAAGTGAAAAATAATGTGATGCTTCTTTTAGAAAATACTGCCGGAATGGGAAGTGAAGTTGGCTATAACTTTGAAAGTATTAAGAAGATAATTGATTTAGTTGAAGATAAAGAAAGGGTAGGGATTGTTATTGATACCGCCCATATTTTTGAGGCTGGTTATAATATTGCCACAAAAGAAGGTTTAGATAAAACATTAAGGGAATTGGATGAGTTAATCGGTTTAAGAAAATTACATCTTTTACATCTAAATGACTCAAAAACTGATTTGGGAAGCAGAGTTGATAGGCATTGGCATATTGGCAAAGGTAAAATTGGTAAAGAAGGATTTAAAATTATTCTAAACCATCCACTACTTAAACATCTGCCAGCAATATTAGAAACACCAAAAAATGATACCAAATGGGATTTGATGAATTTGAAAATGGTCAGAAGTCTAATGGAATAA